ATGACGGAGTTCTGGTTGTACCCATGGTGGCATCTGAGCGTATGGGTAGATGtcagaagagaaaaaatatttaacataaaataaaatataaatacaaatataaaataaatataaaaaacCTATTCTCTTACACATTACTCAAGATGGTGACACAACGGTGACACAACTGACACAAACAAtgccacaaacagacccaaACGACACCACAGATACCCCCACCCACCCAGTCTCAGACACAGATAGATATGACACAGATACCCTCGTCGTAACCCGATACGATATGAAAAACAGAAACTGACacagatacttgtactactaTCATGCAGTCTCGGTCACATACACATCTCCAGCTGACTCTGTCGGGGTACCGCATGCGACCTTGATATGATCCGGTTACTTGCGCTTTCCTGGAACTCTTGCTACGCTCCAGTTCTGCCACTTTTTCCAGCACGGTCCCAGCCAATGGTCTCCATATAGTCACCAGAGCAGGGTTTGATGGTGTAGGAAGTGTGGGTGGACGAGCGTTGCGAGGTAGCGGGGGGCGCGAGGGGAGCGAAGGGAGTGAGAGTGGATGTGGACCGTTGGTTTCTCACACTCGGAGCTCCCTGGCCAAGTGTGAACTCCTGTGACCTCCTACTGAGTCGCTTGCCTACTCTTTCCGAGTGGATGCCACGCCCATTCAGACTTCTGTCCGGCAACCCCCGGTTATTTCCTGGGAGCCGCTCTGGATGGCCAAAGTTGATCATTAGTCAGCTAATACCATACCTGGTTATTACTCATCAAAGTTCCCACCAGCTACTTGACATTGTTCTGTCTTAAGGTCCTACTACTGTGCAGGTGGGATCTGACGCCCGCCAGATGTCGGAACAAGTGGTGTGTTTGCAGTTATGAGACTCTTGATCTGTCGATTGTTTTGAGCAATGTCGAATTCTCAATCTATGACAAAAAGCAGATTtcgttgttttttgttgatttattcttcttttcctttttcttttcttttaCTGGGAATTCCCAAAAACCTCATCACATCTCCATCCAATTTAACCGACACAAGAGAGGGATATCATGTTCGCCGCACCCCATGTTACCCTGCCGAcgaatgtacagtatatgtGCAACGAATATTATTCCAAATGGTCTGATACGGCCCGATACgaggttttttttattattattatttaaTTTTTGAGGTATTTTACGGGGTATTTATTTGTGAAGTGGTGATTTACagcggaaaaaaaaaagtcgaAAATGGGGAAGGGGGGTCCCAGCCAAAAAAAGAGTGCCGTCTAATTGGACCAACTGAAAGTAGAAATAGAAACACACAGCCCCACTGAGCTTGCGTACTGGTAGCCTTGCGAGTTTGTATGTATGGTTTGTGGGATGTGCAGATGAGATTTCATTTAGTGGAGTTAATTAAATCATTtaggaaaaggaaaaaatGGAGGATTTTTTCCTCTAAAAAAGAATTAAAAAAGAAcattggaaaaaaaaagaaaaaaaagagaaaaaaagaaaaaagaaaagaaaaatcTAGATGGGGATAAAATGGGGTGGGTGAATGGAAGGATTGGAGTCGGGTCGGTTTCTGATGGTCCGATTGATGACTTGCGAGTATAAGAAGGCAACAATCTCAGCACATTGTTTAGTTATTGTCctttttaatttttttctattttaATAGGCAAAGTTCCACGGTGCGGAAGAAGGACAGCAAGGGAGAGGCAAGCGATGGATTGGAGGTAGAGTATTGTCTAGATACGCGTAAATACACTGTAATAAATGGAGGGTCTCTGTGAGACAATAGGGTCCGATTCAGGTCATTATGTTgaccgtatgtactgttggCAATGAATCGCCAGCattgacaaaaaaaaaaaaaagccgtTGGCACTGCTTATAAATCAACTGATAAAAACCCGCCGGCTCAGATCAACGAATAGTGAATAAATCGCCTCATTCTACTTACTTTAACCACTCTTGACTCTTCCTGGATCCATTTCTCCCCAAACGGAAGACGCATCGACGATCCTTGGGCTCTTTTGGTGGGTGGGTGGAGACCTGGAGAACAGACCTGGAGCGGGAAGCCTGGTTCATTTGCCCGTTTCGCTCCCGCTTCGCTcccttttctttttctccagAGCGCATTCGATCCGTGAGTCTAGGAAAAGGGCTTAGTCCATCCCGTGATACTTGTCCCAGTGCTCAGCTCGGCTCATGTCTACTCAGCCTCCCAATTTATATCTCCGATGACCGGTGGGCTGTGCAATAAAACTAGTTGGTTAAAATCGGTCGGAAAGTGGTTGAAAATGGATAAAATACGGCAACACACGAATCTGCAACTGGTTGCTATCCTTCGATAACCGCTTCACACgctctccatctcgtcgtATCCTTGTCTCTCATTTCGCACTGGATATGCGTCGAAGGATTGTGTGTATAAACAGACCCTTTTGGAATGTACGTCACCAGGGTGATAGCGAAATAGAGTTTAAACAGAGTTTATGCACGACAAAAAGAGTTTATGCTCGATACAAATAAGGTTGGGACTGGCTGGGCAGTAACGGTTCGGTTTTTGGTGCGGAAAAATTGGGTCCGAAGTTGGGATGAGGGATAAATGAGAAAAATAGAAATGCGTAAAAAATCCCAAAAAAACTGggaaaaatgggaaaatGTCGGAAAACAGCAGAAAATTGACAGAGAGAAAATGGAGAATTGtcagtaaaaaaatcagacAAATCACGTGGCCATTTTCGCCCCAATTAGCACCAATTAGCGCGCTATGTCTCTCCCCTCTTTTACCCAATATACTCATTTACCTCCGTGTAATGAGACTCAGACAAGCAAGGCAAGGAAAGAGGGAAGCGCTTGAGAGATGTATTGTCGTACAAGTCATATGCACTTTGTGATGAAGAGCCCAAAATGGGGATTGGAGCGACCGTCGGTTTGCGCCGCGGTCTCCACGGGTGCCAATGGCCCGCTGGATGGATCATATCTCCTCCCTCAACGACGCGTTCGCGCGACGGAGCCCACTCAACGCGTATAATAAAAGTCTAGATGGTTTGGTACATTCCGGCTTGTTGTGAGTTTTCCCTTTTCTCCATTCTGAGGAAAAACACAGTTAAACTGGGTTCTGAGgttgtatttttttaaCTGGATTTTATGTATTTaaatttaatttaatttaatttaatttaatttaatttaattaTTTATGTTTGAGAGAGCAGCAATGGGGAGTGTTGATTGGAGCGGGGCTGAGTCAGATTGAGATAATGCGGTTCGATCAtcgtctccttctccaaaTCCACCCCAATCGCACTATCCATTGTCTCTCTGGACCAAGTGACTATCACTTCGTACAAGGCAcactgtactacaagtacacttCAAGAGCATGTACCTCCCCCCCGAGTTTTGTACCCCTTCCACTTTTTGAACTTTGGAGTGGTGCAACCCTAATTTCGAAACCCTCTCACACCTGCCTTAAATATCTCACGGTTGCTTTACTACATTGTTTTCTATAGTTACTCTTGCACCACCTCACACCATGAAATTCTCTCCACTTTTGCTGGCGACCGTGGGTCTGGCCCAGAGCTTCTATTCGCCCACCGACTCGTACGCGCCCGGGTCGGTCGACTGtccctccaactccacccaGATTGTGCGAAAGGGCGAGGGCCTTTCTTCGCAGGAACGAGAGTGGGTCCAGAACCGACACGAACAGACCCGACcggagctgctcaactACCTGAAACGGGTGGGCTTTAAGTCGGTGGACCCGGACCAGTTCCTGGGCCAGGACACTAATATCACCATCGGACTGTCCttttctggaggaggatacAGAGCCATGTTGGCGGGAGCAGGCCAATTTGCGGCTCTGGACGCGCGAACACCCAACGCCACCGAACCGGGCCATGTGGGAGGTCTGGTCCAGGCCGCCACCTATCTGGTGGGTCTTTCGGGCGGAAACTGGATGGTGGGATCTGTGGTCATCAACAACTTCACCACCATTCCCGACCTGCAACACTCGTCCGACGTGTGGGACCTGGAACACTCCATGATCAACCCCGGCGGAATCAACATCTTCAAGACCGGCTCTTATTGGGACGACATCAACGACGACGTCAACGACAAGCAGCACGCCGGATACAACACCTCTTTCACCGACATCTGGGGCCGAGGTCTGTCGTACCAGTTCTTCAACGCTTCCAACACCGCCCGACTCACCTGGTCCGAGATCCAGAACTACGACCACTTCAAGAACCACTCTATGCCCTACCCCATTGTTGTGGCCGACGGCCGAGCCCCCGGAACCCGAATCATCTCCGGAAACTCCACCATTTTCGAGCTGGCCCCGTTCGAGGTCGGCTCCTGGGACCCCAATGTCTACTCCTTTGCCAAGACCGAGTGGCTGGGAACCAACATGACCAACGGCCGACCCAACGGAACCTGTGTGCATGGCTTTGACAACGCCGGTTTCATTGTGGgaacctcttcttccctGTTCAACCAGTTCATTCTCCAGCTCAACTCCACCGGAGTAACCGGAGTGGTCTACGACCTGGCCCACTCTATCCTCAAGCGTCTGGATAAGGACTCGGACGATATCGCCATCTACTCGCCCAACCCCTTCAAGGGCATGTCCTACCTCGGCAACTCGTCCATTGCCCAAACCGAGTATCTGGATCTGGTCGacggaggagaagatggacagaATGTGCCCTACTACCCTCTGCTGCAGCCCGAGAGAGCCGTCGACGTGGTCATCTCCTACGACAACTCCGCCGACACCGACTTTAACTGGCCCAACGGAACCTCCGCTGTCCAGACATACCGACGACAGTTTGAGAACCAGGCCAACGGCACCATTTTCCCTTACGTGCCCGACGTGAACACATTCATCAATGAGAACCTGACTTCTCGACCCGCCTTCTTTGGCTGTGACGTGCAGAACATGACCTCGCTGGACAAGAACGGTTATACCGACGTCAACTCTTCCGCCGCCCTTCCCCCTCTCATTGTCTACATTGCTAACTACCCCTGGACCTTTTTCTCCAACACATCGACCATGTCCAAGCTGTCGtacaacaagaaggaggttgcCGGCATGATCGAGAACGGCtactccacctccacccaGTTCAACGGAACCGTGGACCCCGACTGGCCTGTGTGTCTTGGCTGTGCTCTGCTCAAGCGAGAGGCCACCCGACGAAACCAGTCTCTGGGCTCTGACTGTGACAAGTGCTTCTCCAAGTACTGCTGGAACGGAAAGACTGACGATGATGCCGAAAAGGCTCTGAAGTTTGCTCCCGCCATCTAT
This genomic interval from Yarrowia lipolytica chromosome 1E, complete sequence contains the following:
- a CDS encoding uncharacterized protein (Compare to YALI0E16060g, similar to uniprot|P39105 Saccharomyces cerevisiae YMR008c PLB1 phospholipase B (lysophospholipase)), producing MKFSPLLLATVGLAQSFYSPTDSYAPGSVDCPSNSTQIVRKGEGLSSQEREWVQNRHEQTRPELLNYLKRVGFKSVDPDQFLGQDTNITIGLSFSGGGYRAMLAGAGQFAALDARTPNATEPGHVGGLVQAATYLVGLSGGNWMVGSVVINNFTTIPDLQHSSDVWDLEHSMINPGGINIFKTGSYWDDINDDVNDKQHAGYNTSFTDIWGRGLSYQFFNASNTARLTWSEIQNYDHFKNHSMPYPIVVADGRAPGTRIISGNSTIFELAPFEVGSWDPNVYSFAKTEWLGTNMTNGRPNGTCVHGFDNAGFIVGTSSSLFNQFILQLNSTGVTGVVYDLAHSILKRLDKDSDDIAIYSPNPFKGMSYLGNSSIAQTEYLDLVDGGEDGQNVPYYPLLQPERAVDVVISYDNSADTDFNWPNGTSAVQTYRRQFENQANGTIFPYVPDVNTFINENLTSRPAFFGCDVQNMTSLDKNGYTDVNSSAALPPLIVYIANYPWTFFSNTSTMSKLSYNKKEVAGMIENGYSTSTQFNGTVDPDWPVCLGCALLKREATRRNQSLGSDCDKCFSKYCWNGKTDDDAEKALKFAPAIYANGPNVSSNASIGQASSTSKPKKNGAEGLVPGMAAIAIGFAALLM